The Prosthecobacter vanneervenii genome has a segment encoding these proteins:
- a CDS encoding SNARE domain-containing protein, producing the protein MEIIKIDQVSIAARAGALDADLAYSASFTAHRDLVSQTAASGLQGLQTLLNDTGYYGAAITRLQEVSSDIELANIEAAKDPFQAASSSLRNQHQDAAVNGLRNQAWPYYGTAGNVKYNAQNAVYGTTAGSAERGYADRVLQTAAELELGTAYLINQADPGMSRYHTSNALNNAYGVRGEAQSLWNSLNAQSPKPTARLNALQAVINSANDVINHATNVLNFLNTAPIAIIRTKEPQVHDLGGGYSLATWGDSGYTTLTDASGAGILIRPDGTTDTLNGGSQGWKFNNTSTFVLPNLTKVTFTPGSPASILLDRGIHTFTITGIQGGSYPSVSSYTELNGRDVDLTSNDGHIIQLDGNANTWSNNGNRLGDNPYQREVIAQNAITNKLKLDPTDVSISSDLTTFLGQIGIKPTDYDGDGKLNNVELSEVAAYITSYLEQMQAAYETAMQNVVKANQALEELNEMLDTLRREASNRSDARSSENAETSAALKNIERRLVAALQLLQGTGETPPSPLPGGIEASAERVLSQLTEVTQQGGLKNVTPSVVTPPGTGTTSDVSSQTGTKSSTQTDGLGDSLRRASRLLSGLLGGGNLNILDLPPQTQTQGSTPESSSVIGDVTSTTGQTSDFIPGLDQLATALASLAVQLDPGSSVNLSVPELSAGMQVFLTVLADAGVLDLQALQSQAGQEDLLKSLSSLLGLSASSETSPSQSIPPSTTGMVAFLGALSELGSALKTLPSQTEGGTASLPDLTAVARQLRAILSGTETNSGGNITSQPTGELAQLSRVAEQLRLVLAGAAALGSAGGSQSTSTQGSTSPSPAELRLGLQSLLLALLSLESMNPGAPREQKVLPSGSGGISFQVNTQSISTISGNFFTDPELMKQLQANLNKAIQVQNDQLSRASTLFTQSQKIVQTFVNLIKQDDLVRDVVKSDDLSDEQQALFDNRMTELRKDWGVEWGGDDNRSPTSQSQLVSKAMQSGMMV; encoded by the coding sequence ATGGAAATCATCAAAATCGATCAAGTCAGCATCGCCGCGCGCGCCGGTGCTCTGGATGCAGACCTTGCGTATTCCGCCTCCTTCACGGCGCATCGTGATCTCGTCAGCCAGACTGCGGCCAGCGGATTGCAGGGGCTGCAGACACTGCTGAACGATACGGGCTACTACGGTGCTGCCATCACAAGGCTGCAGGAGGTGTCTTCTGATATTGAGCTGGCAAACATTGAGGCTGCGAAAGATCCCTTTCAGGCGGCTTCCAGCAGCCTGCGGAACCAGCATCAGGATGCAGCGGTGAACGGGCTGAGAAACCAGGCTTGGCCATACTATGGCACTGCCGGAAACGTCAAGTATAACGCGCAGAACGCCGTGTATGGCACCACGGCCGGCAGCGCTGAGCGTGGCTACGCCGACCGTGTGCTTCAGACAGCCGCGGAGCTGGAGCTAGGCACGGCGTATTTGATCAATCAAGCGGACCCCGGCATGTCCCGCTATCACACCTCCAACGCGCTCAACAATGCCTATGGAGTGCGGGGTGAGGCTCAGAGTTTGTGGAACTCCCTCAATGCACAGAGCCCAAAACCGACTGCGCGGCTGAATGCGCTGCAAGCCGTGATCAATTCGGCAAATGACGTGATCAATCACGCCACCAACGTCCTGAATTTTCTCAACACTGCGCCCATCGCCATCATTCGCACCAAGGAGCCGCAGGTGCATGATCTCGGTGGCGGCTACTCTCTGGCCACCTGGGGGGATTCCGGCTACACCACGCTCACAGATGCCAGCGGGGCGGGCATTTTGATCCGGCCGGACGGCACCACGGACACGCTCAATGGAGGAAGCCAAGGCTGGAAATTCAACAACACCTCCACCTTCGTGCTGCCCAATCTCACGAAGGTCACCTTCACGCCCGGCTCCCCCGCCAGCATTCTTTTGGATCGTGGCATCCACACCTTCACGATCACCGGCATACAGGGCGGCTCCTATCCAAGCGTCAGCTCTTACACCGAGCTCAATGGCCGCGATGTGGATCTCACCAGCAACGACGGTCACATCATCCAGCTCGATGGCAATGCCAATACCTGGAGCAACAATGGCAACCGCTTGGGAGACAACCCTTACCAGCGTGAGGTCATCGCGCAAAATGCGATCACCAACAAGCTCAAGCTGGATCCGACCGATGTGTCGATTTCCAGCGATCTGACGACATTCCTCGGCCAGATCGGCATCAAGCCCACCGACTACGACGGTGACGGCAAGCTCAACAATGTGGAGCTGAGCGAAGTGGCTGCGTACATTACCAGCTATCTGGAGCAGATGCAGGCGGCCTATGAGACTGCCATGCAAAATGTGGTGAAGGCCAATCAGGCGCTGGAGGAGCTCAATGAAATGCTCGACACCCTGCGCCGTGAAGCCAGCAATCGCAGCGACGCCCGCAGCTCGGAAAACGCCGAAACCAGTGCAGCTTTGAAGAACATTGAGAGGCGGCTGGTGGCCGCCTTGCAACTCCTCCAAGGCACGGGTGAAACCCCGCCCTCGCCTTTGCCGGGCGGCATCGAAGCCAGCGCGGAGCGGGTGCTGAGTCAGCTGACTGAAGTCACGCAGCAGGGGGGCTTGAAGAACGTGACACCTTCGGTGGTCACCCCTCCTGGCACCGGCACAACGAGTGACGTCTCAAGTCAGACCGGCACTAAGTCGTCCACTCAAACAGATGGCTTGGGAGACAGCCTGCGCCGCGCCAGCCGTTTGCTCTCCGGCCTTCTCGGCGGTGGCAATTTGAACATTCTGGATCTGCCGCCACAGACACAGACGCAGGGCAGCACACCCGAGTCATCGTCGGTCATAGGTGACGTAACATCAACCACGGGTCAGACTTCGGACTTCATTCCTGGCCTTGATCAACTCGCCACGGCGCTGGCTTCGTTGGCCGTGCAACTGGATCCTGGATCAAGTGTCAATCTTTCAGTCCCCGAATTGTCTGCTGGGATGCAGGTTTTTCTGACCGTGCTCGCTGACGCAGGAGTGCTGGATTTGCAGGCGCTTCAATCTCAAGCCGGGCAGGAGGATCTGCTGAAATCGCTTTCATCACTTCTGGGCTTAAGTGCTTCTTCCGAAACAAGTCCATCCCAGAGCATCCCGCCATCGACAACTGGCATGGTTGCTTTTCTGGGGGCTTTGTCAGAACTCGGCTCCGCCCTCAAAACACTGCCATCGCAGACGGAGGGTGGCACGGCATCACTCCCGGATTTGACGGCTGTGGCCAGGCAGCTTCGTGCCATTCTTTCAGGAACAGAGACGAACTCCGGCGGCAACATCACCAGCCAGCCCACAGGTGAGCTCGCACAGCTCTCACGTGTGGCGGAGCAGCTCCGGCTGGTACTCGCAGGGGCGGCCGCGCTCGGTTCGGCGGGCGGATCACAAAGCACAAGCACGCAGGGGAGCACATCACCTAGCCCTGCGGAGCTGCGTCTGGGACTGCAAAGCTTGCTACTGGCGCTGCTTTCACTGGAAAGCATGAACCCCGGTGCTCCGCGTGAGCAGAAAGTCCTGCCTTCTGGCTCCGGTGGAATCAGTTTCCAAGTCAACACTCAGAGCATCAGCACAATCTCAGGTAACTTTTTCACTGACCCTGAACTGATGAAGCAGCTGCAGGCCAATTTGAACAAGGCCATTCAAGTGCAAAACGACCAGCTCAGCCGTGCCTCCACGCTGTTCACCCAGTCGCAGAAAATCGTGCAGACCTTTGTCAATCTCATCAAGCAGGATGACCTCGTGCGGGATGTGGTGAAAAGCGATGATCTCTCCGATGAGCAGCAGGCCCTCTTTGATAATCGCATGACCGAGCTGCGCAAAGACTGGGGTGTCGAATGGGGTGGCGATGACAATCGCTCTCCCACCAGCCAGAGCCAGCTCGTCTCCAAAGCCATGCAGTCGGGCATGATGGTGTGA
- a CDS encoding type III secretion system chaperone, with amino-acid sequence MLYRTPRDLVVELISLLGLTNVELSEDGSCGLLFDNETNVTLEPDPQRATVLHLHAVVGSVPAERRARFYIHLLRGNYLGRATGHASLALDAAGVAVLLQLSLNTEQINVTTLGEHLTTFAKTAALWRQRLGRSEASASDEEFLSEASLATMIRV; translated from the coding sequence ATGCTTTATCGCACGCCCCGTGACTTGGTTGTCGAACTCATTTCCCTGCTGGGGCTCACAAACGTGGAATTGAGCGAGGATGGCTCCTGTGGCCTCCTTTTTGACAATGAAACCAATGTGACATTGGAGCCTGATCCTCAGCGCGCCACCGTGCTGCACCTTCACGCCGTGGTCGGAAGCGTGCCTGCTGAACGCCGGGCGCGTTTCTACATCCACTTGCTGCGGGGAAACTACCTTGGCCGCGCTACGGGCCATGCCTCGCTGGCCCTGGATGCCGCCGGCGTTGCTGTCCTGCTGCAGCTCTCTCTCAACACGGAGCAGATCAATGTCACCACCCTCGGTGAGCATCTCACCACCTTTGCAAAAACAGCGGCCCTCTGGCGTCAGCGCCTCGGTCGCTCTGAAGCCTCCGCTTCGGATGAAGAGTTCCTCTCAGAAGCCTCTCTTGCCACCATGATCCGCGTTTAG
- the sctW gene encoding type III secretion system gatekeeper subunit SctW, which yields MSNDVRALVSSFSSKEGLADTLAEAQRQEGNFKGQTVVVQDASTALADAAEEMTFAASEKVEKKLSERKAGSKEAMKINAAQLAEKYVNMMGESQPPHKLHEFLDALKKKGENATEEDVRDLVKREFSDVSEQYAALAFAEEALQNEGGNEKLLGTVSSVKETLLKEAGPAIRAGLNIAVDVLKFASQGLEQLDKLRELYRYAVLGRETVSEMYQAIMHRYGESRFPQALDFLIQAAGNDLDAHGLGPSMDPAHLETAVNNINYVQQMGNLYRVLADLVEKVRPSPAQPFTNG from the coding sequence GTGAGCAATGACGTTCGGGCTTTGGTCAGCTCCTTCTCCAGCAAGGAAGGGCTGGCTGATACCTTGGCCGAAGCCCAGCGCCAGGAGGGCAATTTCAAAGGCCAGACCGTGGTCGTTCAAGACGCCAGCACCGCGCTGGCGGATGCCGCCGAGGAAATGACCTTTGCCGCATCTGAAAAGGTGGAGAAAAAACTCTCCGAACGCAAGGCTGGCAGCAAGGAGGCGATGAAAATCAATGCCGCCCAGCTCGCGGAAAAATACGTCAACATGATGGGGGAGTCGCAGCCTCCTCACAAGCTGCATGAGTTTCTTGATGCCCTGAAGAAGAAAGGGGAAAATGCCACCGAGGAAGACGTGCGCGATCTGGTGAAGCGCGAGTTCAGCGATGTCTCTGAGCAGTATGCCGCCCTCGCCTTTGCCGAAGAGGCGCTGCAAAATGAAGGCGGAAACGAGAAGCTGCTGGGAACCGTTTCCTCCGTCAAAGAGACGCTGCTCAAGGAAGCCGGGCCCGCCATCCGCGCCGGGCTCAACATCGCCGTGGATGTGCTCAAATTTGCCAGCCAGGGGCTGGAGCAGCTCGACAAACTTCGGGAGCTGTACCGCTACGCAGTTCTGGGGCGTGAGACCGTGTCTGAAATGTATCAGGCCATCATGCATCGCTATGGCGAGAGCCGCTTCCCCCAGGCGCTCGACTTCCTGATCCAGGCCGCTGGCAATGATCTCGATGCTCACGGGCTCGGCCCGTCCATGGACCCGGCGCATCTCGAAACCGCTGTCAACAACATCAACTACGTGCAGCAGATGGGAAACCTCTACCGCGTACTGGCGGACCTTGTCGAAAAGGTCCGCCCCAGCCCCGCACAACCTTTTACGAATGGCTGA
- a CDS encoding SycD/LcrH family type III secretion system chaperone: MTSPDSDTAKAAAGGLPFDSPEEWKNFFEKFGANGRTYQDFTNLSPQSMEVIYMIGYNQYNAGKYGEAERIFQLLAVLNHFERRYWTGLAASRELQKKYDEAIKAYGYLAMLDLEDPYPPLLMAKCFLAAGKVADAEGALHACVFVSRKKPQHAEIVQQAEDLLELLSKNKTEKAGA, encoded by the coding sequence ATGACCTCCCCCGACTCAGACACTGCCAAAGCCGCCGCTGGCGGACTGCCTTTTGACTCACCCGAAGAATGGAAAAATTTCTTCGAAAAATTTGGTGCCAACGGCCGCACCTACCAGGACTTCACCAACCTCTCCCCGCAGAGCATGGAAGTCATCTATATGATCGGCTACAATCAGTACAATGCCGGCAAGTATGGCGAGGCGGAGCGCATCTTCCAGTTGCTGGCAGTGCTGAACCACTTTGAACGCCGGTACTGGACGGGACTGGCCGCCAGCCGCGAACTGCAGAAAAAGTATGACGAGGCCATCAAAGCCTATGGCTACCTGGCGATGCTGGATCTTGAGGATCCATATCCACCGCTGCTCATGGCCAAGTGCTTTCTTGCAGCCGGAAAGGTGGCGGATGCCGAGGGTGCCCTGCATGCCTGCGTCTTCGTCTCGCGCAAAAAACCTCAGCACGCCGAGATCGTGCAGCAGGCGGAGGATCTGCTCGAACTTCTCAGCAAAAACAAAACAGAGAAAGCCGGCGCATGA
- the sctE gene encoding type III secretion system translocon subunit SctE: MNINNNPSTIAGFDPGSLQTTLSEVKKTATESITKALTLLTTVDATGVLPPKDGVLQLAPPKMNLSAADLTLRIGLLQDALNELMQSVSKNEIQGRLNDLNRDNREQLDKMKDQMEHLEKEAAKKREADKKVNIFQAIANFFKAIFDVISAVFTAIAAIGYALTGNVVAAAGLFAATAALLASSVINMVMAVDSVMKAAGGGGFLSEKAIAGMNKATEILGYVAMGAAMVGGLGAVVEAVQTGSKLATTQLANLGMKESAKEVLMNATKEAFTELASKVPTKAMQEAAEETAKKLMYEAVKNCLKTSTTAEMKEIAKKVIQEAVKESIKSSMQLMMQMLGRQAVTSGIIQGSAQITQGVAGVLVADIREDAAAERRKADEAEAQAKAIQAMIEMLRKTIEQLQDDLQKMLESAMETISAIFNAADETASSMKDLMHFQSA, from the coding sequence ATGAACATCAACAACAATCCCTCCACGATCGCAGGCTTTGATCCTGGCTCTTTGCAGACCACTTTGAGCGAGGTCAAAAAGACCGCCACAGAGTCCATCACCAAGGCCCTCACGCTGCTCACCACCGTGGATGCCACTGGCGTGCTACCGCCCAAGGACGGAGTGCTGCAGCTCGCCCCGCCAAAAATGAACCTCAGTGCAGCAGACCTGACGCTGCGCATTGGACTGTTGCAGGATGCGCTTAACGAATTGATGCAGTCAGTGTCAAAAAACGAAATTCAGGGACGCCTCAACGATCTGAACCGGGACAACCGTGAACAGCTCGACAAAATGAAGGACCAGATGGAGCATCTGGAGAAGGAGGCGGCAAAGAAGCGCGAGGCGGACAAGAAGGTGAACATCTTCCAGGCCATCGCGAATTTCTTCAAAGCCATCTTCGACGTCATTTCCGCAGTGTTCACGGCTATTGCCGCCATCGGATATGCTCTCACGGGCAACGTGGTGGCGGCTGCAGGTTTGTTTGCCGCCACCGCTGCGCTTCTGGCCTCAAGTGTGATCAACATGGTGATGGCAGTTGACTCTGTCATGAAGGCCGCAGGTGGTGGCGGCTTCCTCAGTGAGAAAGCCATCGCCGGCATGAACAAAGCCACGGAGATTCTCGGTTATGTCGCCATGGGGGCGGCCATGGTCGGAGGTCTTGGGGCTGTCGTGGAAGCAGTCCAGACCGGCTCCAAGCTGGCCACGACTCAGCTTGCCAATCTAGGCATGAAGGAAAGCGCAAAGGAGGTGCTGATGAATGCCACCAAGGAGGCTTTCACAGAGCTCGCCTCCAAAGTGCCCACCAAGGCCATGCAGGAAGCGGCTGAGGAGACGGCGAAGAAACTGATGTATGAAGCGGTGAAAAACTGCCTCAAAACATCGACCACGGCGGAGATGAAAGAGATCGCCAAAAAGGTGATCCAGGAGGCTGTCAAAGAGTCCATCAAGTCGTCCATGCAGCTCATGATGCAGATGCTCGGTCGGCAGGCTGTCACCAGCGGCATTATCCAGGGCTCGGCCCAGATCACCCAGGGCGTGGCGGGCGTCCTGGTGGCGGACATTCGCGAGGATGCCGCTGCAGAACGCCGCAAGGCTGATGAAGCCGAGGCGCAGGCCAAGGCGATCCAGGCGATGATCGAGATGCTGCGTAAAACCATCGAGCAGCTTCAGGACGATCTGCAGAAAATGCTCGAGTCCGCCATGGAGACGATCTCCGCCATCTTCAATGCCGCCGATGAGACTGCCAGCTCCATGAAGGATCTGATGCACTTCCAGTCCGCATGA
- a CDS encoding type III secretion system chaperone produces the protein MNVPDAIKELGLLLGHPNLALGEDGTCRLSFDKHLDVDFELLPDGSTLHLSSAVSLLELETEESLAELLRANLLGTHTGGAFFSLSPEGEVLFERRLWMDALDLTGFTQEVEAFVNYLDGWEDRISSGALDAATRA, from the coding sequence ATGAACGTCCCTGATGCCATCAAAGAACTCGGTCTGCTGCTCGGTCATCCAAACCTCGCCCTCGGCGAAGATGGAACCTGCCGGCTCTCTTTTGACAAGCACCTCGATGTTGACTTCGAACTGCTGCCCGACGGCAGCACTCTGCACCTGAGCTCTGCAGTTTCGCTGCTGGAACTGGAGACGGAGGAGTCACTGGCCGAACTGCTCCGGGCAAATCTGCTTGGAACCCACACTGGCGGCGCGTTCTTCTCCCTCAGTCCCGAAGGAGAGGTTCTCTTTGAGCGCAGGCTTTGGATGGATGCTTTGGACCTCACCGGCTTTACCCAGGAAGTGGAGGCATTCGTGAATTACCTGGATGGCTGGGAGGATCGCATCTCAAGTGGCGCTCTAGACGCCGCCACGAGAGCCTGA
- a CDS encoding type III secretion system chaperone, with protein sequence MPWPSVAEYEAPTAFFFSINTHSHLSMSSEELIAALAAELQAPELTLNAQGVCQFIIDDGMLINIEESKLEQRLHLYAEIAPVPAMERENFYASLLSAQLFGQEIGEGCSFGLDESSSSILLCRSFRCSGLEPEEFIDMVGEFINWAEHWHLKLSGREVENTEEESVLSAEAPQESYIRA encoded by the coding sequence ATGCCCTGGCCCTCGGTTGCGGAGTATGAAGCACCGACCGCTTTCTTTTTTTCTATTAACACCCACTCCCACCTCTCCATGTCATCCGAAGAACTCATCGCCGCGCTGGCCGCCGAACTACAGGCTCCCGAACTCACACTGAACGCGCAGGGGGTCTGCCAGTTCATCATCGATGACGGCATGCTTATCAACATCGAGGAATCAAAGCTGGAGCAACGCCTGCACCTGTACGCCGAGATTGCCCCGGTGCCTGCCATGGAGCGGGAAAATTTCTATGCGTCGCTGCTCTCGGCCCAGCTCTTCGGCCAGGAAATCGGCGAAGGCTGCTCCTTCGGCCTGGATGAAAGCTCCTCGTCTATCCTGCTGTGCCGCTCGTTCCGCTGTTCCGGCTTGGAGCCGGAAGAATTCATCGACATGGTCGGAGAGTTCATCAACTGGGCGGAGCACTGGCACCTGAAATTGAGCGGCCGTGAAGTGGAGAACACTGAGGAAGAGTCTGT
- a CDS encoding anthrax toxin-like adenylyl cyclase domain-containing protein: protein MSLQGIQGRLAVAGQTLQNIGRDLASHLHDMLVSAGQALKQLGGIIAQPFLAFGRALSTRDVEVQTPPERRNSNTAPNVQSRESEIESLLQGMEEIDTEFDSLDLNEFDVPPQPRDTLDFDFDQQVSGGGRQKIEFDDISQTPQNGVLHYGEENISQTPQNGVLFYGVEDIAQTPQSGVLSAGVHDLGQVPQHGFLEGTVSLPRPQQGKMDPFNYRLEQLKGKGMTSGQEAVTGSGLVPEHVEKFKSVAKETNAILMFRPVNQMSTGLLQEGTAAKGLNVHGKSSDWGPMAGYIAKDQNLSKKHNSLEDVNKGIKDNQHSLEHDSERVGVSQLSLSPNRLEYLLDKQLMRPCDEHGNLLQSPPGQGPMYFLNRAAGPNEISEPNANYMFKLEPSDQGFTVSYKSLEGRTPLAGDPVKDWTPLEVMGGKSGKDSAPIPLTADYDMFAMLPKVGDGTLIGKELASEMKSDTPPMSSRMKELTDQLGSARERLTQARESGDQDQIKSIRREMVGLGLKIAVQKRSEAQNSFVGIVNEARTKLLGQEQRRELDPELGRLTQWQRDIRSKLNDSVKGEGGYTGGDLIKHGTEMDNTQFSEKDDKVFVIMPNGETFMTQSWEQTQAFMWAAKQDDFLTYTNRSYLKEGERSTQTTFYPGQKQQGENAIKFNGKPLSFDMRSAAIKLGLEDPG, encoded by the coding sequence ATGAGTCTTCAAGGTATTCAAGGCAGGCTGGCAGTTGCCGGCCAGACATTGCAAAACATTGGCCGCGATCTCGCCTCCCACCTTCACGACATGCTGGTCAGCGCAGGGCAGGCGCTCAAACAGCTCGGTGGCATCATCGCCCAGCCTTTTTTGGCTTTTGGCAGGGCCCTCAGCACCCGCGATGTGGAGGTGCAGACCCCGCCCGAACGCCGCAACAGCAACACGGCGCCCAATGTGCAAAGCCGCGAAAGCGAGATCGAAAGCCTGCTGCAGGGCATGGAGGAGATTGATACCGAATTCGATTCACTCGATCTCAATGAATTCGATGTGCCTCCCCAGCCGCGGGACACGCTCGATTTTGATTTTGACCAGCAGGTTTCGGGTGGCGGCAGACAGAAGATCGAATTTGATGACATCTCCCAGACGCCGCAGAACGGGGTGCTTCACTACGGCGAGGAAAACATCTCCCAGACACCCCAGAACGGCGTGCTTTTCTACGGGGTGGAAGATATCGCCCAGACGCCGCAGAGCGGAGTGCTGTCCGCTGGCGTGCATGACCTTGGGCAGGTGCCGCAGCATGGCTTCCTGGAAGGTACGGTTTCATTACCCAGGCCGCAGCAGGGAAAAATGGATCCATTCAATTATCGTTTGGAACAGCTCAAAGGGAAGGGCATGACCTCTGGCCAGGAGGCAGTAACAGGCTCCGGCTTGGTTCCCGAACACGTGGAAAAATTCAAATCCGTTGCCAAGGAAACCAATGCCATCCTCATGTTCCGGCCCGTCAATCAGATGAGCACCGGACTCCTTCAGGAAGGCACAGCGGCGAAGGGACTCAACGTCCACGGCAAGTCCTCAGACTGGGGGCCCATGGCCGGCTACATCGCCAAAGATCAGAATCTCAGCAAAAAGCACAACAGCCTGGAAGACGTCAACAAAGGCATCAAAGACAACCAGCACTCGCTCGAGCATGACAGTGAACGCGTGGGGGTATCCCAGCTCAGCCTCAGCCCCAATCGTCTGGAGTATCTTCTGGACAAGCAGCTCATGCGCCCGTGCGACGAGCACGGAAATCTTCTCCAGTCGCCACCAGGGCAGGGGCCCATGTACTTCCTCAACCGCGCCGCAGGTCCCAACGAGATATCTGAGCCCAACGCAAACTACATGTTCAAGCTGGAACCCTCTGACCAGGGCTTCACGGTCTCCTACAAAAGCCTCGAGGGCAGAACGCCTCTCGCTGGCGACCCCGTGAAGGACTGGACCCCCTTGGAGGTCATGGGGGGTAAATCCGGCAAGGACAGCGCCCCCATTCCCCTGACCGCAGACTACGACATGTTTGCCATGCTCCCAAAAGTTGGAGACGGCACCCTCATCGGAAAAGAACTCGCTTCCGAGATGAAGTCAGACACCCCTCCCATGTCATCCCGCATGAAGGAACTCACAGACCAGCTCGGCAGCGCCAGGGAGCGCTTGACTCAAGCCAGGGAATCAGGCGACCAGGATCAGATCAAATCCATCCGCAGAGAAATGGTCGGCCTGGGCTTGAAAATAGCTGTGCAGAAGCGCAGCGAAGCTCAGAACAGCTTTGTCGGCATCGTCAACGAAGCCCGCACCAAGCTCCTCGGTCAGGAGCAGCGCCGCGAGCTTGATCCAGAGCTGGGGCGCCTCACCCAGTGGCAGCGTGACATACGCAGCAAGCTCAACGACTCCGTCAAAGGCGAAGGCGGCTACACCGGTGGCGACCTCATCAAGCACGGCACCGAAATGGACAACACCCAGTTCTCCGAAAAAGACGACAAGGTCTTCGTCATCATGCCCAACGGCGAGACCTTCATGACCCAGAGCTGGGAGCAAACCCAGGCTTTTATGTGGGCCGCCAAGCAGGACGACTTCCTCACCTACACCAACCGCTCCTATCTCAAAGAAGGCGAACGGTCCACCCAGACCACCTTCTATCCCGGCCAGAAACAGCAGGGGGAAAACGCAATCAAGTTCAACGGCAAGCCCCTCAGCTTCGACATGCGCAGCGCTGCCATCAAGCTTGGCCTTGAAGACCCAGGTTGA